The Solanum lycopersicum chromosome 2, SLM_r2.1 DNA window CAAGTTGTGCAAAATTGGGATTCACATACATAATTCTTCTTTACGTGTCTATCTATCCATACACTTGAAAAAAACCCTCCTGTCTTCACCCATAAATATCAATCTCCCTTTCATTTCTCACCATCAAACAAAATAATTGAACAACTTCCACAGGAACAAACAATCATGAGAACTATTTCCCTTCATTCAACCTCATTTTCACTTGTTGAGTTCCATGGTACCAAGAATTTGGCACAAAGGTATATTTATATGCATTGAAAATTTTCGATTGagttcattttttcttcttcttccaatGGGTGTTTCTTTTAACTCTGTTTTGTGATTTGAATGCTACTAGCAGCAGGATCAATAGATCGGTTTCGTTGATTCCAATGGCGAGGTCTCAATTTCAGCCTAAAATAAGACGTGACATTGGTACTAGCAATAGAAATCCAAGTTTTAGGTGGGTTTTTGAGTATATCCCCTGTTTTTGTGTTATTTCTCTGTTTTTGGCTTTAAAATGGGTGTTTGAACAAACAATTTTTGTAGCTGGATGGCAACAGTTGGAGAGAAAGTGCACAACTCCACGGTTCCTACTTCTGTTCCTGTTCGAGTTGCACTTGAATTGCTTCAAGCTGGCCATCGTTATTTAGATGTCAGGTAATGCAATTTatgtaaacaaaaaatatgccctttaaatatttatactatttcTTGCAATATATGATCagaacaatttaattttttatcaatcgTTTGTATGGaagattcaatattttaaacatttttttttgcgCAGAACTACTGAGGAGTACAATGATGGGCATGCTGCTGGAGCCATAAACATTCCTTACATGCTTAGAATTGGCTCAGGTTTGATTATTAGTAATTTAATACTACTCCCTTTTTCTGAGTACTCGATGTTAACAATATTtaagtttttcaaatattttttttaccagTGTCCTCCTTATGATGCatgatagatttttttttaagtgtcaTCGAGTTCTCAAAAATTGAAATGGTGGCAATTATTATGCCTGGTTTCTACTTTCTGGGTGTCGAATGTTTACATGTAAAATGTATTTTGTTCATCTTACTTCTCTTTCAATTTTCTTACTTGCTCATAAACGGAgggttatttaattttatacacatGACTCTGTTACAATTCTCTGGtaccatttttatttctttgaaaatattttggcaACTTAGCAAACATAAATCATACAGAACTAGAGTTTTAGACCAACTTAAAGAACACTGTATTGTTTGGTGGTGTACATAAGAGTGATTTTTGGTTAGTCTTTGAAGATAagtttttcaagtatcttttttccttcttacgaaaatgattatttttttttcgagTGAATTGCATGTTTGAACACAATTTTAACTTTCAAATAACCCTTTTTTAACTTCAACTTTAGATACTATATTTTCTAGACCAGAATTTGCATGAAATGTGTTCAATTATGAACAAAGAGTACTCTCTGAAGTAGTACTCTgaagttttattgtttttcacGGTGATGTTTTATGCTACTGCATCAAGTTTCTGTTCTTCTTTGAGTGGTATATTAGTTTCCCACATCGGAACCCAAAGCAGGACTCGTACGCAAGTGTTGTGTAATAAAAGCCAAACACTTACTCAGTAATAGGCATACCTTTCTCGGCCTTTTGGCTAAGATCAAGTGTAGTATCTGTTCTTATCAGTTTAATATCTGATATGTGGGCCATTGGCTCACACgatattaacttaattttttacgGGGAAGGGTCCATTAAGGTAGCTTGCTGCCTGGGCTCTTGCGCGTCGCCCATGCGTTGCACTGCTGCACGGGCCTGGCGCACCCCACCAATTCAAGTTCAACTTTCTGATTGtgtttttcatagtttttctGTACTTTTTCTACCCTAGATGCATAATCCCAGCAGTAACAGTTTCAAGCGTTTTTGCTCTGTATATGTGGTGCAGGGATGATAAAGAACCCCAATTTCTTGGAGGAAGTGTTGGAACAATTCGGGAAGGATGATGAGATTATAGTTGTAAGTCAGCAAAACTAGTagtatatgatttttatttcaaGCTTCAATTTCATGAGGTAAGGAATTATCAATTTCCTTTCTGCCTTTTTGTTGACTTGGCATTACAGGGATGCCAGTTGGGTAAGAGATCATTTATGGCTGCAACTGAACTTCTTGCTGCTGTAAGTCCCTTGCATAATACAGCTTTAGAATAGAAAATTCTTGAAAATGaaagtataatataaataaatcccAAAGTAATTTCGGCCAAAAATTAAGAGTCTTAGAACGTGTAAAagattgaattgtgatgtaatAAATCGACACATCTCATTAACTGCCTGCTATATATTGTGCAGGGATTTACTGGGGTGACTGACATTGCTGGTGGATATGCTGCGTGGACAGAGAGTGGACTTCCGATTGAGTCTTGAAGGCCTTTTATTTACTCACATATAAAAAGGGTAGATTTTTAAATAAGTACACACCAGTAGTCAACATGGCGAAATCAATTCCCTTTCTTCACATCAAAAATTAGAAGGAGCAACTTGCAAAATCTCTTGTACAGTAATTTATAGCAGGTGATGATGATATTCGATGTGGGAGAATCTGTATTGCAAGAAATATGTGTAAATATTGTTCTCCTAATTCtgctataataaataatatttgcctGAAAGGCCTCTCATCTGCTCATAACTTCTTCCCTCTACCAAAATGGTTGCAATGTTTGCTTTCATAAAGAAATTATAAAGTAAAGAACAAAGCTGTTAACTATCCGTGATTTTTTTCAGG harbors:
- the LOC101247880 gene encoding thiosulfate sulfurtransferase 16, chloroplastic isoform X2, whose amino-acid sequence is MRTISLHSTSFSLVEFHGTKNLAQSRINRSVSLIPMARSQFQPKIRRDIGTSNRNPSFSWMATVGEKVHNSTVPTSVPVRVALELLQAGHRYLDVRTTEEYNDGHAAGAINIPYMLRIGSGMIKNPNFLEEVLEQFGKDDEIIVGCQLGKRSFMAATELLAAGFTGVTDIAGGYAAWTESGLPIES
- the LOC101247880 gene encoding thiosulfate sulfurtransferase 16, chloroplastic isoform X1, whose translation is MRTISLHSTSFSLVEFHGTKNLAQSSRINRSVSLIPMARSQFQPKIRRDIGTSNRNPSFSWMATVGEKVHNSTVPTSVPVRVALELLQAGHRYLDVRTTEEYNDGHAAGAINIPYMLRIGSGMIKNPNFLEEVLEQFGKDDEIIVGCQLGKRSFMAATELLAAGFTGVTDIAGGYAAWTESGLPIES